One genomic region from Microcystis panniformis FACHB-1757 encodes:
- a CDS encoding non-ribosomal peptide synthetase, whose translation MADTKNQPAKNVESIYPLSPMQEGMLFHSLYTPDSGIYCSQTLITLEGEINLTVFRQAWEKVVERHSVLRTLFLWEKREKPLQIVRKKVDLPWDYQDWRNLSPTEQQQRLDLLLQTERQQGFEFKVAPLMRCLMIQLSDQTYKFLCNHHHIILDGWSMPIIYQEVLGFYEAGIQGKSYHLPLPRPYQDYIVWLQEQNPSIAESFWQRTLEGFMTPTPLRVDRLQLMKSEGKPTYKEYNCHLSASHSKDLQSLAQKHNLTLSTLVQAAWAILLSRYSGESEVLFGVTVSGRPHDLSGVEHRVGLFINTLPLRVSIRESDLLLSWLQELQQRQAEIQDYAYVSLAEIQRLSDIPPGVPLFESLVVFENYPREALSRDSRQSLRVKDVENFEETNYPLTVVAIPRQELLIQLIYDTSRFTQDTIERMAGHLQTILTGIVTDPRQRVTQLPILTTQEQHQLLVEWNNTEADYPLDKSLHQLFEEQAARNPQGIAVIFEDQKLTYQQLNNWGNQLAHCLRDKGVGPESLVGIFMERSLEMVIGLLGILKAGGAYVPLEPDYPTERLGDILSDSGVSLVLTQESLGDFLPQTGAELLCLDRDWEKIATYSPENPFNLTTPENLAYVIYTSGSTGKPKGVMNIHRGICNTLTSAIGHYNITSEDRILQIISLSFDGSVLEIFSSLISGASLVVAKPDGYKDIDYLIDLIVQEQVTYFTCVPSILRVFLQHPKSKDCHCLKRVIVGGEALSYELNQRFFQQLNCELYNAYGPTEVAVETTIWCCQPNSQISIGTPIANAQVYILDSYLQPVPIGVAGELHIGGMGLARGYLNRLELTQEKFISNPFAEGKLYKTGDLARYLPDGNIEYLGRIDNQVKLRGLRIELGEIQTVLETHPNVEQTVVIMREDSLYNQRLVAYVIRKNSLLTPQDLRRFLQQQLPAYMVPSAFVILSDFPLNNNGKIDRKKLPVPDETSIIESAYIAPRNEKESLLAQIWQDVLQVSKIGVSDNFFELGGHSLKAISLVSKIQEKLGQSLPIKQVFAHPTIAEQAALLSTVTPLTVATIPLVSAQETYETSHAQRRFYVLQQMDLNNVAYHIVSTLKIAGDFSPDVFEKAIQLLISRHESLRTSFILINGEPQQKILQNRPFDWEFKDWTNKPDEEILETIAKERKPFDLEKSPLVRSKIYKLSPNEYILELEIHHIICDGWSMSLLAKECLQYYSDLAKGLQPSIEPLPIQYKDYAGWQNNLLRSENNSKNLDYWRQKLDNGQLTRVHLPTDFKRPQIKTFKGSHLSWTFDRETISKLRKICQENEITLFMALVAAVKILLYRYSGQHDITIGTEIATRSHPQLQSLIGLFLNTLVIRDQIEPEKGYKNLLAKVRQTVTEALEHSDYPFDILVEKLAVSREINRTPLFDILVLLQNFDQPVGLENIQIKSLDSLTPTSKFDLSFVFSEDQEKLRLELIYNTDLFQEERMKKCLIHFDKLLNEMLSNPAQPVKDISLLSAAETAFIANFINPIPRLETRTIIHDFIDQVAAKPEKTSIIYPGGKFSYQELHELTNFWAYALKELGVEKDKVCGVLLEGDYRQLIAMLAVFKAGGIYLPLRLDEPEERRQRMMIKTSPEIILVAAENLEGIKPQLSALEKPPHILVVKAHKIQQYHQWNGMDYQEFPCQLSKLQPLLAMPDADDSNYIMFTSGSTGEPKAILGSHGSLRHFIDWEKREFGINESWRCLQIAQINFDAYLRETCVTLCSGGTLYIPESTEREDLELLLLRIGEWEINLLHTVPSVMRLFLKIGRGLVNAHNLLKSLRIFVLGGEPLFVKELAEWHQIFGSQTEFVNIYGASETTFVKHFYRIPNPNNIPYERVPGGQTLPDAAYAVVDGNRARAIGEVGEVFVKSPYLTKGYYQDESLTHSVFVPNPLNGGRDIVYRTGDLGRLLPDLTLEVIGRSDNQIKLNGVRIELGEIEDVLSGIEGVEKALVIANKKEELVTVIAYYQAEDTVHQEYIRGKLKQLLPIYMQPSFLMRLEAFPLLPNGKIHRLALPKPEENITDSTNQVPDFNPQEALLASLWGELLEAEVSNSNQSFFELGGNSLKAMRLVSQIRNQFGVSLRLREIFTHNTLKEQAVLIQSRQKR comes from the coding sequence ATGGCAGACACAAAAAATCAACCCGCCAAAAATGTGGAGTCTATTTATCCTCTTTCCCCCATGCAGGAAGGGATGCTCTTTCATAGTCTTTATACTCCTGATTCAGGGATTTATTGTAGTCAAACTCTAATTACTCTGGAGGGAGAAATTAACCTTACAGTTTTTAGGCAAGCGTGGGAAAAAGTTGTAGAGCGTCACTCGGTATTAAGGACTCTATTTCTCTGGGAAAAACGGGAAAAACCTCTGCAAATTGTGCGAAAAAAGGTTGATTTGCCTTGGGATTATCAGGATTGGCGCAATCTTTCCCCCACAGAGCAACAACAACGTTTAGATTTATTGTTACAAACAGAGCGTCAACAAGGGTTTGAATTCAAAGTTGCTCCTTTAATGCGCTGCTTGATGATTCAACTATCGGACCAAACTTATAAATTCCTCTGCAATCATCATCATATTATTCTGGATGGTTGGAGTATGCCTATTATTTATCAAGAAGTTTTAGGGTTTTATGAGGCAGGTATTCAAGGGAAAAGTTATCATCTTCCTTTGCCGCGTCCTTATCAAGATTATATTGTTTGGTTACAGGAGCAAAACCCATCTATTGCTGAGAGTTTTTGGCAGCGAACTCTTGAAGGGTTTATGACTCCCACCCCCCTGAGGGTGGACAGACTCCAGTTAATGAAATCTGAAGGTAAGCCGACTTATAAAGAGTATAACTGTCATTTATCGGCTTCTCACTCCAAAGACCTGCAATCTTTGGCGCAAAAGCATAATCTGACCTTATCTACTCTAGTACAGGCCGCTTGGGCGATTCTTCTCAGTCGCTATAGTGGGGAGTCAGAAGTTTTATTTGGGGTTACGGTTTCTGGTCGCCCTCATGATTTATCAGGGGTAGAACATAGGGTAGGATTATTTATTAATACATTGCCGCTGCGAGTCTCCATCAGAGAATCAGATTTATTGCTATCTTGGTTACAGGAATTACAGCAAAGGCAAGCAGAAATTCAGGATTATGCTTATGTTTCTCTGGCTGAAATACAGAGATTAAGTGATATTCCACCGGGGGTTCCCCTGTTTGAGAGTTTGGTCGTTTTTGAGAATTATCCCAGAGAAGCGTTATCGAGAGATTCTCGTCAATCCTTAAGGGTTAAGGATGTGGAGAATTTTGAGGAAACTAATTATCCTTTGACGGTGGTTGCTATTCCTAGACAAGAGTTACTGATTCAGTTAATCTATGATACTAGCCGTTTTACTCAGGATACGATTGAACGGATGGCAGGACATTTACAGACTATTTTAACAGGAATTGTTACTGATCCTCGGCAACGGGTAACACAATTACCTATATTGACAACCCAAGAGCAACATCAGTTATTAGTAGAGTGGAACAATACGGAGGCTGATTATCCTTTAGATAAGTCTTTACATCAATTATTTGAAGAACAAGCTGCACGGAATCCGCAGGGAATAGCGGTTATTTTTGAAGACCAAAAATTAACCTATCAACAGTTAAATAACTGGGGCAATCAGTTAGCTCACTGTTTACGAGATAAGGGTGTAGGTCCAGAAAGTTTGGTCGGGATTTTTATGGAGCGTTCCCTAGAGATGGTCATCGGTTTATTAGGGATATTAAAAGCCGGGGGAGCTTATGTACCTTTAGAGCCGGATTATCCTACCGAGCGCTTGGGGGATATCCTCTCAGATTCGGGTGTTTCTTTGGTGTTAACTCAGGAATCTTTAGGGGATTTTCTTCCCCAAACTGGGGCCGAGTTACTGTGTTTAGATAGGGATTGGGAAAAGATAGCTACCTATAGTCCAGAAAATCCCTTCAATCTAACGACTCCTGAGAATTTAGCCTATGTTATTTATACATCAGGTTCAACGGGAAAACCCAAAGGCGTGATGAATATTCATAGAGGAATTTGTAATACTCTGACATCTGCTATTGGTCATTATAATATTACCTCTGAAGACCGCATTCTCCAAATTATTTCCTTGAGTTTTGATGGTTCAGTCTTGGAAATTTTTTCGTCTTTAATATCTGGTGCTTCTCTAGTCGTGGCTAAACCTGACGGGTATAAAGATATAGATTATTTAATAGATTTAATTGTGCAAGAACAAGTAACTTATTTCACTTGTGTTCCCTCAATATTGCGAGTTTTTCTGCAACATCCCAAGAGCAAAGATTGCCACTGTTTAAAACGAGTAATTGTCGGGGGAGAAGCCTTATCTTATGAACTCAATCAACGATTTTTTCAGCAGTTAAACTGTGAATTATATAACGCTTATGGACCAACAGAAGTAGCGGTTGAGACTACTATCTGGTGCTGTCAGCCAAATTCCCAAATTTCTATTGGAACTCCCATTGCTAATGCCCAAGTTTATATCCTCGACAGTTATCTCCAACCGGTTCCTATTGGTGTTGCTGGAGAATTACATATTGGTGGAATGGGTTTAGCGCGTGGATATCTCAATCGTCTGGAATTAACTCAAGAAAAATTTATTTCTAACCCTTTTGCTGAGGGGAAATTATATAAAACGGGGGATTTAGCTCGCTATCTTCCTGACGGCAATATTGAATATTTAGGGCGGATTGATAATCAAGTCAAGCTGAGAGGTTTACGCATTGAATTAGGAGAAATTCAGACAGTTTTAGAAACTCATCCCAACGTTGAACAAACTGTTGTGATTATGCGGGAAGATAGCTTATATAATCAACGGTTAGTTGCTTATGTAATCAGAAAAAATTCTTTATTAACTCCTCAGGATCTGCGTCGTTTCTTACAGCAGCAACTCCCCGCTTATATGGTGCCTTCTGCCTTTGTCATCTTGTCGGATTTTCCCTTAAATAACAATGGCAAGATAGACAGGAAAAAATTACCCGTCCCCGATGAGACATCAATTATTGAATCTGCTTATATAGCCCCAAGAAATGAAAAAGAAAGCCTCTTAGCTCAGATTTGGCAAGATGTTCTTCAGGTATCCAAAATAGGGGTTAGTGACAACTTCTTTGAGTTGGGAGGACATAGCTTAAAAGCTATTTCTCTAGTGAGTAAAATTCAGGAAAAGTTAGGGCAATCTTTGCCCATTAAACAAGTATTTGCTCATCCTACCATTGCTGAACAAGCAGCATTATTAAGCACTGTTACCCCTCTGACGGTAGCCACTATTCCCCTTGTATCTGCACAAGAAACCTACGAAACATCCCATGCTCAGAGACGTTTCTATGTCTTGCAACAGATGGATCTCAATAATGTAGCTTATCATATTGTTTCCACTCTCAAAATAGCAGGAGATTTTAGCCCAGATGTCTTTGAAAAAGCCATACAATTATTGATTTCCCGTCATGAATCCCTGCGGACATCTTTCATTTTAATTAACGGAGAACCACAACAGAAAATCTTGCAAAATCGTCCTTTTGATTGGGAATTTAAAGACTGGACAAATAAACCTGATGAAGAAATCCTAGAAACGATTGCAAAAGAGAGAAAACCGTTTGACTTAGAGAAAAGTCCCCTGGTGCGCTCTAAGATTTATAAACTATCTCCGAATGAATATATTTTAGAGTTAGAAATTCATCATATTATCTGTGATGGTTGGTCAATGAGTTTGTTAGCTAAAGAATGCTTACAATACTACTCTGATTTAGCCAAAGGATTACAGCCTAGTATAGAGCCATTGCCGATACAATATAAAGATTATGCAGGATGGCAAAATAATCTTTTAAGAAGCGAAAATAATTCAAAAAACCTAGATTACTGGCGGCAAAAACTGGACAATGGACAACTGACCAGAGTTCACTTACCGACAGACTTTAAACGTCCCCAAATAAAGACGTTTAAGGGTTCTCATTTAAGCTGGACATTTGACCGAGAAACGATTTCTAAATTAAGAAAAATTTGTCAAGAAAACGAAATCACCCTATTCATGGCATTGGTAGCGGCTGTCAAAATATTACTGTATCGCTACAGTGGTCAACATGATATTACTATTGGTACAGAAATCGCTACCAGAAGCCATCCTCAACTGCAATCTCTAATCGGTTTATTTCTCAATACCTTAGTTATTCGTGACCAAATTGAACCCGAAAAAGGCTACAAAAATCTACTCGCAAAGGTTCGTCAAACCGTTACCGAAGCCTTAGAACATTCCGATTATCCCTTTGATATTTTAGTAGAAAAATTAGCTGTTTCTAGAGAAATTAACCGCACTCCCTTGTTTGATATATTAGTCCTTCTGCAAAATTTTGATCAACCTGTAGGCTTGGAAAATATACAAATAAAATCTCTAGATTCCCTGACCCCGACCAGTAAGTTTGATCTATCTTTTGTGTTTAGTGAAGATCAGGAAAAACTCAGATTAGAGCTAATTTATAACACCGACTTATTCCAAGAGGAGAGGATGAAAAAATGTCTCATTCACTTCGATAAACTCTTGAATGAAATGCTATCTAACCCCGCCCAACCCGTCAAAGACATTTCTTTGTTATCGGCAGCAGAAACCGCTTTTATTGCCAATTTTATCAATCCTATTCCTCGCTTAGAAACCCGTACTATTATCCACGATTTTATTGACCAAGTTGCAGCCAAACCAGAGAAAACATCGATTATTTATCCAGGGGGTAAATTTAGCTATCAAGAATTACATGAACTAACTAACTTTTGGGCTTATGCCTTAAAAGAATTAGGCGTGGAAAAAGATAAGGTTTGTGGTGTTCTCCTAGAAGGAGATTATCGTCAGTTAATCGCTATGCTGGCAGTATTTAAAGCCGGAGGAATCTATTTACCTCTACGTTTAGATGAACCCGAGGAGCGCCGGCAACGCATGATGATTAAAACTAGCCCCGAAATTATCTTAGTTGCGGCTGAGAATTTAGAGGGGATTAAACCCCAACTATCCGCATTAGAAAAACCGCCTCATATCTTAGTGGTTAAGGCTCATAAAATTCAGCAATATCATCAGTGGAATGGCATGGATTATCAAGAGTTTCCTTGCCAATTAAGCAAACTGCAACCCCTTCTAGCTATGCCGGATGCTGATGATTCTAATTATATTATGTTTACTTCTGGCTCAACCGGTGAACCTAAAGCAATTTTAGGCAGTCACGGCAGCTTACGTCATTTCATTGATTGGGAAAAACGGGAATTTGGCATTAATGAAAGTTGGCGCTGTTTACAAATTGCTCAAATTAATTTTGATGCTTATTTGAGGGAAACCTGTGTGACTTTATGCTCAGGGGGAACTCTGTATATTCCAGAGAGTACAGAGCGAGAAGACTTAGAGCTTTTATTACTGCGAATAGGAGAATGGGAAATCAATTTACTACACACTGTCCCCTCGGTAATGCGTCTGTTTTTAAAGATAGGGCGTGGTTTAGTTAATGCACATAATCTCCTGAAAAGTTTGCGAATTTTTGTCTTAGGAGGAGAGCCTTTATTTGTGAAAGAACTGGCTGAATGGCATCAAATTTTTGGCTCTCAGACAGAATTTGTGAATATTTATGGGGCAAGTGAAACTACATTTGTTAAGCATTTTTATCGAATTCCTAACCCTAATAATATTCCCTATGAACGGGTTCCGGGTGGTCAAACTTTGCCAGATGCCGCTTATGCAGTGGTTGATGGAAATCGCGCCAGGGCAATAGGAGAAGTAGGAGAAGTGTTCGTTAAATCCCCCTATTTAACCAAAGGTTATTATCAAGATGAAAGCTTAACTCATTCAGTTTTTGTGCCTAATCCTTTGAATGGGGGGAGGGATATAGTTTATCGTACTGGAGACTTAGGCAGACTGCTTCCTGATCTAACTTTAGAAGTAATAGGACGCAGTGACAATCAAATTAAATTAAATGGGGTACGGATTGAATTAGGAGAGATTGAAGATGTCCTCAGTGGGATTGAGGGAGTAGAAAAAGCTTTAGTTATAGCTAATAAAAAGGAGGAATTAGTAACCGTAATTGCTTATTATCAGGCAGAGGATACAGTTCATCAGGAATATATTCGAGGTAAATTAAAGCAACTCTTACCGATTTATATGCAGCCTAGCTTTTTAATGCGGTTAGAAGCTTTTCCCTTGTTACCCAATGGAAAAATTCATCGTCTAGCTTTGCCAAAACCCGAAGAAAATATTACTGACTCAACTAACCAAGTCCCAGATTTTAATCCACAAGAAGCTTTATTAGCTTCCCTTTGGGGTGAGTTATTAGAAGCAGAAGTTAGTAACAGTAATCAGTCATTTTTTGAACTAGGAGGAAACAGTCTAAAGGCGATGCGCTTAGTGTCACAAATCCGTAATCAATTTGGAGTTTCTCTCCGATTACGGGAAATTTTTACCCATAATACTTTAAAAGAACAAGCTGTATTAATTCAATCCCGACAAAAACGATGA